Proteins found in one Pontibacter sp. SGAir0037 genomic segment:
- a CDS encoding response regulator: protein MSDKSVNILLVEDDYLDIMNVERELKKINITHPIHVARNGREALDMLKGNGVPKISPAPSVILLDINMPRMNGLEFLTELRHDPEFSHVPVFIMTTSNEESDRFAAQKLNVTGYIVKPLSFDNFENSISSLDSFSLFLDLIKLK, encoded by the coding sequence ATGAGTGATAAATCAGTTAATATTCTTTTAGTGGAAGACGACTATCTGGATATTATGAACGTTGAGAGAGAGTTAAAAAAAATAAATATTACCCATCCGATACACGTTGCACGTAACGGTCGGGAGGCTTTGGACATGTTGAAAGGAAATGGTGTACCGAAGATTTCTCCTGCGCCAAGTGTCATCTTACTCGACATTAACATGCCGCGCATGAACGGACTTGAGTTTCTTACTGAATTAAGACACGACCCGGAATTCAGCCACGTTCCTGTTTTTATCATGACTACATCCAATGAAGAGTCAGACCGCTTCGCTGCGCAAAAACTAAATGTGACAGGCTATATTGTAAAGCCTTTATCGTTTGACAACTTCGAAAACAGCATTTCGTCGCTGGACAGCTTTAGCTTATTTTTAGATCTTATTAAGCTGAAATAA
- a CDS encoding ribonuclease HII, translating into MLYSTYTSLPFEAGIDEAGRGCLAGPVVAAAVILPLNYTHPLLNDSKKLSKIQREAIREDIKRDAVSWAIGEASPEEIDEINILQATYLAMHRAVEALANVPAHLIVDGNRFKQYKEVPHTCIIKGDAKYLSIAAASVLAKTYRDDKMAALAAEFADYGWEQNAGYPTIKHREAILKEGVSPHHRKSFRLLPEQLPLF; encoded by the coding sequence ATGCTTTACTCTACCTACACCTCCTTACCCTTCGAAGCCGGCATCGACGAAGCGGGGCGTGGCTGCCTGGCAGGGCCTGTTGTGGCTGCTGCAGTTATATTGCCACTAAACTATACGCATCCCTTACTCAACGACTCTAAGAAGTTAAGTAAAATCCAGCGGGAGGCGATCAGGGAAGATATTAAAAGAGATGCTGTTAGCTGGGCCATAGGAGAGGCCAGTCCGGAGGAAATAGATGAAATCAATATTCTGCAGGCAACTTACCTGGCCATGCACAGAGCGGTAGAGGCGTTAGCCAATGTGCCTGCGCATTTAATTGTGGACGGAAACAGGTTTAAGCAGTACAAAGAAGTGCCTCATACCTGCATTATAAAAGGCGATGCAAAGTACTTGTCGATTGCTGCTGCCTCGGTTTTGGCAAAAACATATCGGGATGATAAGATGGCTGCTTTGGCAGCAGAATTTGCAGACTATGGTTGGGAGCAGAACGCAGGTTATCCAACCATAAAACACAGAGAAGCGATTCTAAAAGAAGGGGTGTCTCCCCACCATAGAAAATCCTTTAGGTTATTACCAGAGCAACTGCCTTTGTTCTAG